A genomic segment from Pseudoxanthomonas sp. CF385 encodes:
- a CDS encoding cystathionine gamma-synthase, protein MAHHSSPSNGTAGDLALGTLAIHGGQAPDPTTGAVMPPIYATSTYAQSSPGVHQGFEYSRTHNPTRFAYERCVAALEGGSRGFAFASGMAATSTILELLDSGSHVVAMDDLYGGSFRLFERVRRRTAGLDFSFVDMTDLAAFESSIRPETRLVWVETPTNPMLKIVDIAAICEIAHRHGVRVVVDNTFASPMLQRPLALGADIVMHSATKYLNGHSDMVGGMVVVGEDAELAEQMAFLQNSIGGVQGPFDSFLALRGLKTLHLRMKAHCDNALALAQWLETHPAIEKVIYPGLPSHPQHALATRQMQGYGGIISIVIKGGFDAARRFCESTKLFTLAESLGGVESLVNHPAVMTHASVPVERRETLGISDGLVRLSVGVEDRGDLCADLASALA, encoded by the coding sequence ATGGCGCACCATTCCTCCCCTTCGAACGGGACCGCTGGCGATCTCGCACTGGGCACGCTGGCCATCCACGGCGGCCAGGCCCCCGACCCGACCACGGGCGCGGTCATGCCGCCGATCTACGCGACCTCGACGTACGCGCAGTCCAGTCCGGGCGTCCATCAGGGCTTCGAGTATTCCCGCACACACAACCCCACCCGTTTCGCCTACGAGCGCTGCGTCGCCGCGCTTGAAGGCGGAAGCCGCGGCTTCGCCTTCGCCTCGGGCATGGCGGCGACCTCGACGATCCTGGAATTGCTGGACAGCGGCAGCCATGTCGTCGCGATGGACGATCTGTACGGCGGCAGCTTCCGCCTGTTCGAGCGCGTGCGCCGGCGCACGGCGGGGCTGGATTTCAGCTTCGTCGACATGACCGACCTGGCGGCGTTCGAGTCCTCGATCCGGCCGGAAACGCGACTGGTGTGGGTGGAAACCCCCACGAACCCGATGCTGAAGATCGTCGACATCGCCGCCATCTGCGAGATCGCGCACAGGCATGGCGTACGCGTGGTGGTCGACAACACCTTCGCCTCGCCGATGCTCCAGCGCCCGTTGGCCCTAGGTGCCGACATCGTCATGCACTCCGCCACCAAATATCTCAATGGCCATTCCGACATGGTGGGCGGCATGGTGGTGGTGGGCGAGGACGCGGAACTGGCCGAACAGATGGCCTTCCTGCAGAACTCCATCGGCGGCGTGCAAGGCCCCTTCGACAGCTTCCTCGCCCTGCGCGGCCTGAAGACGCTGCACCTGCGCATGAAGGCGCACTGCGACAACGCCCTCGCGCTGGCGCAGTGGCTGGAAACGCACCCCGCCATCGAGAAGGTCATCTATCCCGGCCTGCCATCCCATCCGCAGCACGCGCTCGCCACCCGGCAGATGCAGGGCTACGGCGGCATCATCTCCATCGTGATCAAGGGCGGCTTCGATGCCGCGCGCAGGTTCTGCGAGAGCACCAAGCTGTTCACCCTCGCCGAATCGCTCGGCGGCGTGGAGAGCCTGGTCAACCACCCCGCGGTCATGACGCACGCGTCGGTGCCGGTGGAACGGCGCGAGACGCTGGGGATCAGCGATGGGTTGGTGCGGTTGAGCGTGGGGGTGGAAGACCGGGGTGACCTGTGCGCGGATCTCGCGAGCGCGCTCGCGTGA
- a CDS encoding ABC transporter permease has protein sequence MKQATHSGFLFRQLLARELAAKYKSTTLGVFWYVAQPLLMLAVYTAVFSGIFKVRWPGVDNSATFALMLFAGLIIFNLFSEVLTTSPGLVTGQPNYVKKVVFPLEILSVVRVAAAVVTALISLIVLLAAQWLVTGHVGAWFLTAPVVLVSLFPLLLAISWLVASFGVYLRDVGQLVGLVASVFLFISPIFFPATAIPAEMRFLVEFNPLVAPIEQLRAVTLRDVAPDVVGLFYHFAIWSVVAFLVLKVFRRLAKGFADVI, from the coding sequence ATGAAACAGGCAACCCATTCGGGATTCCTATTCCGGCAGCTACTGGCACGCGAACTGGCGGCGAAGTACAAATCGACCACGCTTGGCGTTTTCTGGTACGTAGCCCAGCCTCTGCTGATGCTGGCGGTTTATACGGCGGTGTTCAGCGGCATCTTCAAGGTAAGATGGCCGGGCGTGGATAACTCAGCCACGTTCGCGCTGATGCTTTTTGCCGGGCTTATCATCTTCAACCTGTTTTCCGAAGTGCTGACCACGTCCCCCGGCCTGGTCACGGGGCAGCCCAATTACGTCAAGAAAGTGGTTTTTCCGTTGGAGATCCTCTCCGTCGTGCGAGTGGCCGCCGCCGTCGTCACGGCTCTGATCAGTTTGATCGTGCTGCTCGCCGCGCAGTGGCTGGTCACAGGCCATGTCGGTGCGTGGTTTCTGACGGCGCCCGTGGTCCTTGTCAGCCTTTTCCCGCTGCTGCTCGCGATCTCGTGGCTGGTGGCGTCGTTTGGTGTGTACCTAAGGGACGTGGGACAGCTGGTCGGCCTGGTTGCCAGCGTTTTCCTGTTCATCAGCCCGATTTTCTTCCCTGCAACCGCCATTCCCGCCGAGATGCGTTTTCTGGTGGAGTTCAATCCGCTGGTTGCGCCGATCGAACAATTGCGGGCCGTGACCCTGCGGGACGTCGCGCCTGACGTGGTGGGTCTGTTCTACCATTTCGCTATCTGGTCGGTCGTGGCGTTCTTGGTCCTGAAGGTCTTCAGGCGGCTGGCGAAAGGGTTCGCGGACGTCATATGA
- a CDS encoding ABC transporter ATP-binding protein → MSESLPASAFTPAISVRGLVKDYTLYRSPAQRLLALFWPRLVNAKRFRALDEVSFEVPRGHTMGVIGRNGAGKSTLLQILCGTVTPSSGEIRIDGRFAALLELGAGFNPEFDGRQNIYLNASLLGLSHDQVNERLTDIIEFSGIGEFIDRPVKTYSSGMYVRLAFAVAVHTQPEILIVDEALAVGDIRFQMKCLEKIEQLRAGGTTILFVSHSLEQVKRFCQTAIWLEAGKVKLHGDANFVTDCFRDHEMSVSPSQSEPTGSSIDTHGLGLHPARINEVRVSREHLAPFDDLTVDVHYEVLDESVPGLLLGVAIKSPDGAHIFGPNTHLERVAIPTEQGRHHVSYHIPAFPLLSGSYRIDAGIFTDKGLVCLDYLSDVKRVVVASPYFSEGVVYIQHEWRVHGK, encoded by the coding sequence ATGAGCGAATCACTTCCCGCTTCTGCATTCACGCCCGCGATCTCTGTGCGTGGCTTGGTCAAGGACTACACCCTCTACCGTTCTCCGGCGCAACGATTGTTGGCGCTGTTCTGGCCGCGCCTCGTCAACGCAAAACGATTCCGAGCGCTCGACGAGGTTAGTTTCGAAGTGCCGAGAGGCCACACTATGGGCGTTATCGGTCGCAATGGTGCGGGCAAGTCCACGCTCTTGCAGATCCTTTGCGGCACCGTAACGCCCAGCTCGGGCGAAATCCGGATTGATGGTCGTTTTGCTGCCCTGCTTGAGCTCGGTGCGGGTTTTAATCCGGAGTTCGATGGGCGGCAGAACATCTACCTCAATGCTTCGTTGCTGGGCCTTTCGCACGATCAGGTGAATGAGCGCCTGACTGACATCATCGAGTTCTCGGGCATAGGCGAATTCATAGATCGGCCGGTCAAGACTTACTCGAGCGGCATGTATGTGCGCCTGGCATTCGCGGTCGCCGTGCACACGCAACCGGAAATTCTCATCGTGGACGAGGCGCTCGCCGTGGGCGACATCCGCTTCCAGATGAAGTGCCTGGAGAAGATCGAGCAGCTAAGAGCGGGCGGCACCACGATCTTGTTCGTCTCCCATTCCTTGGAGCAAGTGAAGCGGTTCTGCCAGACGGCCATATGGCTAGAGGCCGGCAAGGTGAAACTCCATGGTGACGCAAATTTTGTCACTGACTGCTTTCGTGATCATGAAATGTCCGTGTCGCCGTCTCAGTCGGAACCGACGGGCAGCAGTATCGATACGCATGGTCTCGGGTTGCATCCTGCCCGGATCAACGAGGTGCGGGTCTCCAGGGAGCACCTCGCGCCCTTCGATGATCTCACCGTTGATGTGCATTACGAAGTCCTCGATGAGTCGGTGCCTGGATTGCTGCTTGGCGTGGCGATCAAAAGCCCTGATGGCGCCCATATTTTCGGGCCCAACACGCATTTGGAGCGCGTGGCAATTCCTACAGAGCAAGGACGCCATCATGTCAGCTACCACATTCCAGCGTTTCCGCTGCTTAGCGGCAGCTATCGGATCGACGCGGGAATATTCACCGACAAAGGTCTGGTATGCCTGGACTATCTGTCCGATGTGAAGCGAGTTGTCGTGGCATCTCCTTATTTCAGTGAGGGTGTCGTCTATATCCAGCACGAATGGCGCGTACATGGAAAATGA
- a CDS encoding class I SAM-dependent methyltransferase encodes MENDLTLLPFDHYQRYATVARLLSLVDGDPSILEVGANRQRLLGEFLPGSRILYSDIEAQPEAEDFIVADASRLPLADGSFDAVVSLDVLEHIPVPMRLPAVREMSRVARTMVVIGCPTDERHVLEAEAAANAYWNKHFSEPYPWLAEHEEFGLVDAAGVREALQQAGLVAVDLGHGDPQLWASLMGTHFLKEAYAELQPLSREIDALYNRVLFASDRPRQSYRRFLVGVRTQQHADQLREMLAPAAVTPALLGFLENLPGSLQPLLQRLVHAESEWKRTAELLQGSPSTGSETEAAAHIRTVEAEWRVTAEKLRALEQELRDEREARHVSELAAQSSARRALDQISEIEAQWKASATLAESLQVDLRTERLAHHETGLKLQTEAESAIVRIRSAEQGWKESADLARRLETELIEERASTVDTTRRLHEIQAAKETLEERHGHDRARIAALESELCAEQDASDAARGELVRWQEQVHDLANATEERPSRGRSAPSSLELSRATDVERILAALQGHRALQRRVARLKGALIAATVLVIVLCLVLIVTH; translated from the coding sequence ATGGAAAATGATCTGACGTTGCTGCCGTTTGATCACTACCAGCGCTATGCAACCGTGGCGCGGCTGTTGTCGCTTGTCGATGGCGATCCAAGCATCCTTGAGGTGGGCGCTAACCGCCAGCGCCTGCTTGGAGAATTTCTTCCCGGAAGCAGGATCCTTTACAGCGACATCGAAGCGCAGCCGGAAGCGGAGGACTTCATCGTCGCTGATGCCAGCAGGCTCCCGCTGGCCGACGGCTCGTTTGACGCCGTCGTGTCTCTCGATGTCCTTGAGCACATCCCGGTGCCAATGCGGTTGCCAGCAGTGCGCGAGATGAGCCGGGTCGCTCGAACGATGGTAGTGATCGGGTGCCCTACCGACGAACGTCACGTGCTCGAAGCGGAGGCAGCGGCGAACGCCTATTGGAACAAGCACTTTTCCGAACCCTATCCATGGCTGGCGGAGCACGAAGAGTTCGGTCTCGTTGATGCCGCCGGCGTGCGTGAGGCGCTGCAGCAGGCAGGCTTGGTCGCGGTGGATCTAGGGCATGGTGATCCACAATTGTGGGCGAGCTTGATGGGTACGCACTTTCTCAAGGAGGCGTACGCCGAGCTTCAGCCCCTGTCGCGTGAGATCGATGCCCTCTATAACCGCGTGCTGTTCGCTTCCGATCGTCCGCGGCAGTCCTACCGGCGCTTCTTAGTAGGCGTCCGAACGCAACAGCACGCTGACCAGTTGCGAGAGATGCTGGCTCCAGCCGCCGTTACACCAGCGCTACTGGGGTTTCTCGAGAACTTGCCGGGATCGCTGCAGCCGTTGTTGCAGCGATTGGTGCATGCCGAATCGGAGTGGAAGCGCACTGCGGAACTCTTGCAGGGCTCGCCGTCGACTGGCTCGGAGACGGAGGCCGCAGCCCATATCAGGACCGTCGAAGCCGAATGGCGAGTGACTGCCGAGAAGCTTCGCGCACTCGAGCAGGAGCTGCGCGACGAGCGAGAGGCGAGACACGTTAGTGAGCTTGCCGCGCAGTCATCTGCCCGACGTGCGCTCGACCAGATTAGCGAGATCGAGGCGCAATGGAAAGCTTCCGCCACCTTGGCTGAGAGCCTGCAGGTGGATCTGCGAACGGAGCGACTGGCGCATCACGAAACCGGGCTGAAGTTGCAGACGGAAGCGGAGAGCGCGATCGTCCGGATCCGAAGTGCGGAGCAAGGGTGGAAGGAATCCGCAGATCTTGCGCGACGCTTGGAGACGGAGCTGATCGAAGAGCGGGCGAGTACGGTCGATACGACGCGTCGCCTGCACGAGATACAGGCGGCTAAGGAAACGCTGGAAGAACGCCATGGCCATGATCGCGCGCGGATTGCGGCGCTGGAGAGCGAGTTGTGTGCGGAACAAGACGCCAGCGACGCCGCTCGGGGCGAGCTGGTCCGCTGGCAGGAGCAGGTCCATGATCTCGCGAACGCCACGGAAGAACGTCCCAGTCGAGGACGTAGTGCTCCCTCGTCCCTGGAGCTTTCGCGGGCGACGGATGTCGAGCGCATCCTTGCGGCTTTGCAGGGACATCGGGCACTACAGAGAAGGGTGGCTCGCTTAAAGGGCGCGTTGATCGCGGCCACCGTCCTGGTGATCGTGCTGTGCCTGGTGCTGATCGTCACCCACTGA
- a CDS encoding glycosyltransferase family 2 protein, which produces MKEKKPGLYARIRALVIALAESQAKARREGLGVRTVLALLVREAKFGPRHLARKIIAYTGHGRVGRAELETARSEYRVWLDHQEASLEACTEGGLVSIIMPTCDTPASFLREAVESVRRQTYADWELCIHDDASRDAEVVRYLRLEASADRRIKISLGSSRGGIANATNAALALASGRWVAFLDHDDLLHPAALSELVERAIAMDAQIVYSDHDIVSESGERSAPFFKPDWNPDLFMAQMYLGHLVIAERALVAQLGGLRPEFDGAQDYDLLLRCAGAGARIAHVPKVLYHWRQHAGSTSSNADSKPYAHHAGRAAIQSFVSTRYPGARVDDSAFTFCYDVRFPLPAKATASLIIPTRDGLELLKACVDSVRATTQGVDYEIIVVDNGSTQPATLAWLNEQQRDHGMIVISSDTPFNWSALNNLAAAKATGDVLVFLNNDTEAVTSDWLVRLVENALREDVGTCGPLLLYGDLTIQHAGVVVGMGGWADHVFKGLAPVHHQHLFVSPILRRDVLAVTGACMAVARDRFAQLGGFDETFQVCGSDVELCLRAHRAGLLNVYVAEARLIHHESKTRDARAVPEGDFVRSAEAYHPYRTAGDPMFNPNLDLYSATPKLRAQ; this is translated from the coding sequence ATGAAAGAGAAGAAGCCCGGTTTGTACGCTCGCATCCGAGCGCTGGTCATCGCTTTGGCCGAAAGCCAAGCCAAGGCTCGTAGGGAAGGGCTAGGCGTGCGCACCGTGCTTGCGTTGCTTGTCCGGGAGGCCAAGTTTGGCCCGAGACATCTTGCACGCAAGATCATCGCTTACACCGGCCATGGTCGAGTCGGCCGCGCCGAGCTGGAGACGGCGCGTAGCGAGTACCGGGTCTGGCTCGATCATCAGGAAGCGAGTCTTGAAGCATGCACTGAGGGCGGGCTGGTCAGCATCATCATGCCCACTTGCGACACTCCCGCTTCGTTCCTTCGCGAAGCTGTCGAGAGCGTGCGCAGGCAAACATACGCCGATTGGGAGCTGTGCATCCATGACGATGCGTCGCGCGACGCCGAGGTGGTGCGCTATCTGCGGCTTGAGGCATCGGCCGACCGCCGGATAAAGATTAGCCTTGGATCGAGCCGGGGCGGTATTGCCAATGCAACGAACGCAGCCCTCGCGCTCGCGAGTGGACGATGGGTTGCTTTCCTGGATCATGACGACCTGCTGCACCCGGCGGCACTTTCGGAGCTGGTCGAGCGCGCGATCGCGATGGACGCGCAGATCGTCTACTCGGACCACGACATAGTGAGCGAATCAGGCGAGCGTAGTGCGCCTTTCTTCAAGCCGGACTGGAACCCGGACTTGTTCATGGCGCAGATGTACCTGGGGCACCTGGTGATTGCAGAGCGCGCGTTGGTCGCCCAGCTCGGAGGCCTGCGCCCGGAGTTCGACGGCGCCCAGGATTACGACCTTCTACTGCGATGCGCCGGTGCCGGTGCACGCATAGCCCATGTTCCCAAGGTGCTCTACCACTGGCGGCAACACGCCGGGTCCACATCATCCAATGCGGACTCCAAGCCATATGCACATCACGCGGGAAGGGCTGCCATCCAGTCGTTCGTTTCGACTCGCTACCCGGGCGCCCGAGTCGACGACAGCGCATTCACCTTCTGCTACGACGTCCGCTTTCCGCTGCCCGCCAAAGCTACGGCGAGCCTCATCATTCCCACGCGCGATGGGCTTGAACTGCTGAAGGCGTGTGTCGATTCTGTGCGCGCGACCACGCAGGGCGTGGACTACGAGATCATCGTGGTCGACAACGGAAGCACTCAGCCCGCCACGCTGGCTTGGCTGAACGAACAGCAGCGCGACCACGGCATGATCGTCATTTCTTCGGATACGCCATTTAACTGGTCTGCCCTCAACAACCTGGCCGCGGCTAAAGCCACCGGTGACGTGCTCGTGTTCCTGAATAATGACACTGAGGCCGTCACTTCGGATTGGTTGGTCCGCCTCGTCGAGAACGCGCTCCGCGAAGATGTGGGAACGTGCGGCCCATTGCTCTTGTACGGGGATCTCACGATCCAGCACGCAGGCGTGGTCGTCGGCATGGGCGGCTGGGCGGATCACGTGTTCAAGGGCCTCGCGCCCGTTCACCATCAGCACCTGTTCGTGTCGCCGATCCTGCGGCGAGACGTGCTGGCCGTAACCGGAGCCTGCATGGCTGTCGCGCGAGACCGATTCGCTCAGTTGGGGGGGTTCGATGAGACCTTCCAGGTCTGCGGTAGCGATGTTGAGCTTTGCTTACGCGCCCATCGCGCGGGATTGCTCAACGTTTACGTCGCAGAAGCGCGTCTGATCCATCACGAGTCCAAGACCCGCGATGCGCGCGCGGTGCCCGAGGGTGACTTCGTGCGCTCTGCAGAGGCATATCATCCTTACAGGACGGCTGGCGATCCGATGTTCAACCCCAATCTGGATCTGTACAGTGCGACGCCTAAGTTGAGGGCGCAATGA
- a CDS encoding DUF2142 domain-containing protein, with translation MTGFAPLRAFAMRVRRLPYLERGLCAAAVLLLLIAVYLQGGNDIRLSFRATSENTGSLQLYYSDESGFRESRSQIFAVGDAADRHMTLPISGTMSRGVRVDPQPGMSALHICDMTFWIGSSQRPVHGAQFKNSNEVRVAEDGGCTTLTVDPRASDPQTLLDTTPFQSEILAVNRAAERSVRMLVSLALLLFLAVALLSRWRSGHAQDGLALPSIHRELPRMYFLFALVLGSLFAVVTPPGGVPDEPAHLAKIVLVENGQWVGGHEGAVLDPPLSNLLGPFDGFLNPSTQFEAAEVLEHASAPLQCRPAKEDFIGSAASYSPTMYTVGAVLLNLSCRADASVGTFFYAARWLNLLLSVTLTFFALRAAGPLSWPIAMFALLPMSLFEQASLTADSMTLGLGFLVTGLHAGLASGHLQRTRRLELGIFVASLALTLTKPGAAWLCAGFLLTWPAYRPHVRRFAVMCFMLILLPWILHTTWVLWSSQYGIPRVGIDVSANVNALTEQPSRVAMLVWNTFTGDEGEFLYMSVVGRLGWLDVVMPHWAYSMGYLVLAASLLMKGDAVRDLPMFTKPVALLLGLGAVLIPVAPMYLYWTTQSAEAVQGLQGRYFIPMLAFVACWVAWRAAPARFAVALFSFLVLLVINVTAIYHLVARYYG, from the coding sequence ATGACGGGCTTCGCGCCCTTGCGTGCGTTCGCGATGCGAGTGCGGCGATTGCCCTATTTGGAGCGCGGCCTATGCGCGGCTGCGGTGTTGCTGTTGCTGATTGCGGTTTACCTGCAGGGCGGGAACGATATACGCCTCAGCTTCCGAGCCACTTCCGAGAATACTGGCAGCCTGCAGCTCTACTATTCCGACGAGTCGGGTTTCAGGGAGTCCCGCTCGCAGATATTTGCGGTGGGTGACGCTGCCGACAGGCACATGACGCTCCCGATCTCGGGCACGATGAGTCGGGGCGTTCGTGTGGATCCGCAGCCTGGTATGAGTGCGCTGCACATTTGCGACATGACGTTCTGGATCGGCTCGTCGCAACGCCCCGTCCATGGCGCGCAGTTCAAGAATTCGAACGAAGTACGGGTGGCCGAGGATGGCGGATGCACGACGCTCACCGTCGACCCCCGCGCATCGGATCCTCAGACGTTACTGGACACGACTCCGTTCCAGTCCGAGATTCTGGCGGTCAACCGCGCCGCAGAGCGTTCAGTACGGATGTTGGTGTCGCTTGCTCTGTTGTTGTTCCTTGCCGTAGCGCTTCTGAGTAGGTGGCGCAGCGGACATGCGCAGGACGGACTGGCCCTTCCCAGCATCCACCGCGAACTGCCCAGGATGTACTTTCTTTTTGCCCTGGTACTGGGAAGTCTGTTCGCGGTGGTGACGCCACCGGGCGGAGTTCCTGATGAGCCTGCTCACCTGGCCAAGATCGTTCTGGTCGAGAATGGGCAGTGGGTGGGCGGACATGAAGGGGCCGTACTCGACCCGCCGCTCAGCAACCTGCTGGGCCCTTTCGATGGATTCCTGAATCCTTCGACGCAGTTTGAGGCGGCCGAGGTGCTAGAACACGCGTCCGCGCCCCTGCAATGCAGACCCGCCAAGGAAGACTTCATTGGGAGCGCGGCGAGCTATTCACCCACGATGTATACCGTCGGCGCCGTGCTGCTGAATCTCTCGTGTCGGGCGGATGCGTCCGTAGGGACATTCTTCTACGCTGCACGCTGGCTCAATCTACTGTTGTCCGTGACGCTGACGTTCTTCGCACTGCGGGCCGCAGGGCCCTTGTCGTGGCCGATCGCGATGTTTGCGTTGCTGCCGATGAGCCTTTTCGAACAAGCGTCGCTCACGGCGGACAGTATGACCTTGGGCCTTGGTTTCCTCGTGACAGGTCTGCATGCGGGTCTAGCAAGCGGCCATCTGCAGCGGACTCGACGGCTGGAACTGGGAATCTTCGTCGCATCGCTCGCCCTGACTCTTACCAAGCCAGGGGCGGCATGGCTATGCGCGGGATTCTTACTGACATGGCCTGCTTACCGACCGCACGTCCGCCGTTTCGCGGTAATGTGCTTTATGTTGATTCTGTTGCCTTGGATACTGCATACAACGTGGGTGCTCTGGAGTTCGCAATACGGAATTCCCCGCGTCGGTATTGACGTAAGCGCTAACGTCAATGCCTTGACCGAGCAACCATCGCGGGTCGCGATGCTGGTATGGAACACGTTTACCGGCGACGAAGGGGAGTTCCTATACATGTCGGTCGTCGGGCGCTTGGGCTGGCTTGATGTCGTCATGCCGCACTGGGCCTACTCCATGGGCTATCTGGTCCTGGCGGCATCCCTGTTGATGAAGGGCGATGCAGTGCGCGATCTTCCGATGTTCACCAAGCCCGTTGCGCTGCTACTGGGACTTGGTGCGGTGCTCATTCCTGTCGCACCCATGTACTTGTACTGGACCACGCAGAGTGCGGAGGCAGTGCAGGGGCTTCAGGGCAGATATTTCATCCCGATGCTGGCGTTCGTCGCGTGCTGGGTGGCGTGGCGAGCCGCGCCCGCGCGTTTCGCAGTCGCTTTGTTCTCGTTCCTGGTGCTGCTCGTCATCAATGTAACTGCGATCTATCACCTTGTGGCGAGATACTACGGATGA
- a CDS encoding glycosyltransferase family 2 protein, with amino-acid sequence MSALTHCFVVPAYGKSPYLGDCLASLGRQSRPSRVVVFTSTPFEGMEEYVAKFGAELVCHGPNKGMANDWNYALRGVDANWVTIAHQDDVYGRDFLARTLDGIDQYPDAKLVFTDYCERDERGIRPVSLPLRVKQAIIRFATMGGGVAASPAAQANLLRFGCAIPCPSVTLRRQLAVGLGGFGTEYRVNMDWDFWLRIADEPGGGFVHCRGVLMEHRIHKGSETTAGIADGIRTAEDRSLFRRVWPTPIADFLAFLYRLTYRYN; translated from the coding sequence ATGAGCGCCCTGACACACTGTTTCGTCGTTCCGGCCTACGGTAAGTCGCCTTATCTCGGAGATTGCCTGGCCTCGCTCGGCCGGCAGTCCAGACCTTCGAGGGTCGTGGTTTTCACGTCGACGCCCTTCGAGGGGATGGAAGAGTATGTGGCGAAGTTCGGCGCCGAGCTCGTCTGTCATGGGCCGAACAAGGGAATGGCAAACGACTGGAACTATGCACTGCGCGGGGTGGACGCCAACTGGGTGACGATCGCCCACCAGGATGACGTGTACGGTCGCGACTTCCTGGCGAGAACCCTCGATGGAATAGATCAGTACCCCGACGCGAAGTTGGTCTTCACGGACTACTGCGAGCGTGACGAACGAGGCATTCGACCCGTCTCGCTGCCGCTACGGGTCAAGCAGGCCATCATTCGCTTTGCCACGATGGGAGGTGGAGTGGCAGCATCGCCAGCGGCGCAAGCAAATCTACTGAGGTTCGGATGTGCGATTCCGTGCCCAAGCGTGACCCTTCGTCGCCAGCTGGCGGTAGGACTTGGCGGATTCGGCACGGAATACCGGGTCAACATGGACTGGGATTTCTGGCTGCGAATCGCCGATGAGCCAGGGGGGGGCTTCGTGCATTGTCGCGGGGTGCTGATGGAGCACAGGATCCACAAGGGTAGCGAAACGACGGCAGGCATTGCCGACGGTATCCGCACCGCTGAAGACAGGAGCCTGTTCCGGCGCGTGTGGCCAACCCCCATCGCTGATTTCCTGGCTTTCTTGTATCGCCTCACTTACCGCTATAACTAG
- a CDS encoding EamA family transporter has protein sequence MRTYLLVLFVTCCTLGSQLVLKSGVGPLVAILRSEGTLSFLLAAATSPRVLTALTFQGIGYGVWMLVIAQERLSVAFAISGAFFYLAMAACSWFFFGERLTVLQWVGLGLISLGVVLVSQAGAPA, from the coding sequence ATGCGTACCTATCTGCTCGTACTCTTTGTCACGTGTTGCACATTGGGGAGCCAGCTGGTTCTCAAGAGTGGCGTAGGGCCGCTTGTCGCCATACTGCGCAGCGAAGGTACGCTGTCGTTCCTCCTGGCGGCTGCGACATCTCCGCGAGTACTCACTGCGCTGACATTCCAGGGCATCGGTTACGGTGTATGGATGCTGGTGATAGCACAGGAGCGGCTATCTGTTGCGTTCGCGATCTCTGGCGCATTCTTCTATTTGGCGATGGCTGCCTGCAGTTGGTTCTTCTTCGGCGAGCGGCTGACGGTTCTCCAGTGGGTGGGCCTGGGCTTGATCTCGCTTGGCGTGGTGCTGGTGAGCCAAGCTGGAGCCCCTGCATGA